Part of the Chlamydiota bacterium genome is shown below.
AAGATTTTACGTATCAAAGCTGTATTTTTGTTTTAGCTTTAAGCGTTGTCAAAGTATTAAAAAAACATCACATTGATACTCAATTAAAATGGCCCAATGATTTGCTAGTTTCTAGAAAAAAAATGGGCGGAATATTGGCCGATTTTTGTGTAAAACAAGAAAAAAGAGCCTTTTTGATTGGCCTTGGTTTGAATGTCAATTTAAAGGATGTGTCTTTAATTGACAAAGAAGCCACGTCTCTTTTTTTGCAAACACACAAAACATTCAATGAAGAGCATCTTGGACTTGAAATCATTGCCCAATTTCAAAAGGATTTGGTGGATTTTTTTGCAAATGGCTTTGATCCTTTTTATGAAGATTTGTTAGTATGTATGGTACATAAGCCCAAAGATCGTTTGGTGATTGAGGTTGATCATAAAAAAATCGAAGCTCATTTTCATACGATTACAAAGAAAGGCTATTTAGAAGTGAAACAAAACCATCAATTATTAACATTTAGCGATGCGAGTATTCATGAATTTTAAAATATTGTTTAATCGAGCACTCAATTACTTTTCTCTAAAGCGTTTTTTGATTGCGGCTGTCTTTTTGTTTTGCGCAGCGCTTTTTCAAGCGCTTTATATATTTTTTAAAATACCACTTTTTTTTGCTGTGTTGTTTAGTATAGGATGCATTTTTCTCTCCGGACTTTTTTTGCTGCAAGATTTGGCAGATCCCAAACAAAATTTAAGAGAATTGTTGTTACATTTAAGAGTGCATATTCTCTATTTTGGCCTCGGATTTAGTGCGATTTTACTTTTTTTTATGCTTTTAAGAGCGCTTGCACAATTTATCCTTGCACTGCAACTTATCCCTATTTTGGGCTCTGTGATTTATGTTTTTTTTAGCTTTTTGCCTTTTGTTGTGCATTTTGTAGACACATTGGGTTTAAGCTTCTTTGCTTTTTTGCTTTTCTTCTTTACTCCTGTGTTTTTAATGCGCTCTGAGTATTCTTTTTGGATCGATCTTGCACTAAAAAAGCTTAAAGCGGACAGCTATTTAAATGTCAGGTTATTTATCTTTTCTGCCGCTCCGTTTGCCCTTGCGCTTTTTATGTTAGTCAAAAGTTTTAATGAGGCATTTTATGCCATCGATATCTCGTTTATTTCCTATATCGTTGTTGCGCTTATTGCAGCGGCATTTTTATCTCCTTTTTTGATCTTTTTTTACGCGCTTGCATTTTTATGCCACGTGCATCTTTTAAAAATGATTGAGGAAAAATGAGATGCTGTGTCGTAGGAGCAGGACTCACCGGCCTTGCACTTTGTGTCGATCTTTTAGAAAAAAATTATACAGTGACTCTGGTCGATGATGGAAATGTTTTAATAAACACATTTTCATCAGAGCTTTTGCTTGGGATACCTGAAAAAAATCAGGCACTGCAGGCACTGCTAGATTTGATGACAACTGTGGCGCCAACATGTTTCAAAAAAATACAAGAAGGCTACATTGTCGATGTGGCCCATTACTTAAAAAGGCTTTTTGATTGGTGCAAACACAAAGGGTGTCTTTTTGAAAAAAACAGGTCTTTAGAAAGTTTTGATTTGTATTTTTTTACAACGCCGCTTGCCTTAATTCCTTTATACACGGTCAAAACGCAAAGAGCTATTGTACAACTGAAAAAAAAGCCTCCCTTGCCAGTGATCAAAAAACATTACCTGTTCGATGATGGAAAACAGTGTGTTTTGGGCCAGACGTTTGAAAAAACCTTTGAAAACACGTTGCCAGATCTAAATGTTGTACAAAAACAGCTCATTGAAACAAGCGCATTTGAAGTAGAACAAGTGCTTGGGATTGAAGTGGCTTTAAGATCCTATCATAAATCCTATCAGCCGCTTAGCTTGCAACTGAATCACAATACTTATTTTTTAGGCGCCATGGGATCAAATGAACTTTTGCAACACGCCTATTTTTCCAGGAAGATGGTAGCAAACATTGACACAAAGCAAAAACTCGCGCTACAAGGTGGGTAAATGATGAAAAAAGGTAGGTTCACTTTTCTTGGAACAGGAGCATCGACAGGAGTTCCTGTCATTGGGTGCAGCTGTAAAACATGCAAAAGCAAAAACAAGAAAAATCAACGCACACGTCCCTCTGCGCTTCTAACGCTAGATCGCAAAAAAATCCTGATCGATGCAGGGCCTGATGTACGTATGCAATTGTTAAAACAAAACGTGCAGCATCTCGATGGCTTGATTTTGACCCATTCGCACTATGATCATATTGCAGGATTGGATGAATTAAGAGCCTTTTTTTTCAAAACGCAAAAAGCTCTGCCTTGCCTACTTTCCAAAGAGACTTACAAAGAGATCAAAACACGCTTTAATTATCTTTTTTTAAATAAGAAAAACTACAGCGCGCATTTTAAGTTTCAAAAAATCACCAAGAAAAAAGAGCGTTTTTTAGATGAAGAAATTCTGTGTCTTTCCTATTTTCAGGGGAAAATGGAGGTCACAGGCTTTGTTTTGGGTGATTTAGCCTATCTTTGTGACATTCGCACCTATTCCAAGTCCATTTTTCAATCTTTGCAGCACATTAATACGCTTGTGATTTCAGCTTTAAGAAAAACGCTATCAAATGTACATTTTAGTATCGATGAAGCGATAGAGTTTTCAAAAAAAACCAGTGCGAAAAACACCTATTTTACGCATATTGCGCATGAAGTGGAACATACAAAAATCAATCAAAAATTGCCCAAAGGGTTTGAACTTGCCTACGATGGTAAAACAATTGGATTTAACAATGCAGTTTATTAAAGATGATGCCCTAAATACAGAAATCCAAAGAGCTCTTTTAGTTGGGGTCTATTTTAACACGCAAGAAAAAAGTACACTTACAGCCTATTTGGATGAACTAGAAGCTCTGCTTGTCAATTTAGATATTCAGGTTGTCAAAAAGATGTCCATTCCTCTCAAAAAAATCCACAGAGCGACGCTGATTGGGAAAGGCAAAGTAGAAGAAATTGCAAATCTTGTGGCGGAAGAAAATATCGATATGGTTGTTTTTGATGATGAAATATTGCCCTCGCAACAGCGCAACTTAGAAAAAACACTCAAAAAAGCGATCGTGGATCGAACAGAGGTGATTTTAGAAGTCTTTTCAAGACATGCACAAACAAAAGAAGCCAAGTTACAAGTCGAGCTAGCACAATCACAATATCAGCTTCCTAGATTAAAACGCTTATGGACGCATCTTTCTCGGCAGGTTTCTGGAGGCAAATACTTAAAAGGTACAGGAGAAAAGCAACTTGAAATTGACAAACGCTTAATTAAAAAAAGAATTTCCCAGCTCAAACAAGAGATTGAAAAGATCACCAATGTACGCATCATTCAAAGACAAAAGCGCCAAAAAAGCAACATTCCTACATTTGCGATTGTCGGTTATACCAATTCTGGAAAATCCACACTTTTAAATACATTGACGCAAGCAGATGTTTTAGCTGAAGACAGACTCTTTGCCACACTTGATACAACAACACGTAAATATACTCTGCCAAATCATCAAGAGGTTCTTTTGATTGATACTGTCGGCTTTATTCGAAAAATTCCAACCACACTTGTGGCCTCATTTAAAAGTACGCTTGAAGAAGCGATAAAAGCCCACTTTTTAATCCATGTGATTGATGTGTCTGATCCCATGTGTTTAGAACATGCAGCCCAAACGCTAGAAGTGTTAAAAGAATTGGGCGCGCACAATATCCCCACCATCCATGTACTCAACAAGCTCGATCTTTGCAAGGACCACTCTATTTTGCAACAATTGCGTCTTAAATATCCAAAGACGGCTCAAATTTCTGCTTTAAATAATGAAGGGTTAGATCGGCTTAATGAGTTGATGGAACAAGAGCTGAGAAGTTTAAGAACAGAACTTTTTTTAAAAATCCCTCAAAAAGAGTATGGGCTTGTCTGCGAGATGATCGAATCAGGACAGGTTTTTTCTCAAGAGTATGAAGACCATATGATTTCTCTACATGTCGAAGTGCCCAACTATTTGGCAAAACGACTAGAAAAATACACATTTTCTTAGTACAATCGTTGGTATGTCTAAAAAAACATATAAAGTAAAAGCGCTGGGTTGTCGCACCAACCAGTACGAGGCGCAAGGGTTTGTCGATCAGCTCACAGAGCAAGGCTATCGTGAAGCAATGCCTGGAGAAAAGGTGGATGTGCTCATTGTCAATACATGTACTGTGACAAAGGGTGCAGATTCTGACTCGCGCCATCAAATTCGTAAACTTGCCAAGCAACACAACTCTCAGGTGATTGTGACAGGCTGCTCTGCTCAAAAAGAGCCCAAAATCTATCAAGAGATGCCAGAGGTCAAAGCGGTGGTAGACAATGAAAATAAAGAAAAACTTTTAAATCATCTCTATCCAGAAGACAAATGGCCTGAGTTTTCCATCAAGCATTTTAAAGCCCACACACGCGCTTTTGTCAAAGTGCAAGATGGGTGCAACTCTTTTTGTACCTACTGCATTATTCCTTATGTGAGGGGACGCTCCAAATCTCGGCCCGTTGAGAAAATTGTGAAAGAAATCACAACTTTAGTTCAAAATGGGTACAAAGAGGTGGTGCTCACTGGCATCAATGTGGGCGATTTTAAAGATGGAAAAAAAACACTTGCAGATCTTGTCAAAGCGTGTGACCAAATAGACGGTTTAGAACGCATCCGCATCTCATCGATCGATCCTGATGATATTGATGACAATCTTCTAGATACAGTGATCAATGGCAAAAAAACGTGTCCATCGATGCACATCGTGTTACAGTCGGGTTCGGATACGATCTTAAAAAAGATGAACCGCAAATACACAAAACAACTCTTTTTCAATACGATTCAAAGTTTGCAAAAACACAATAATTTTACATTCACAACAGATGTGATCGTAGGTTTTCCAGGCGAAACAGCGTACGACTTTGATGAAACGCTAGAGGTGATTAAACGTGTTCCATTTGCTAAAGTGCATGGCTTTATCTATTCTAAAAGAGAAAGAACACGTGCTGCTACCTATCCAAATCAAGTGGCTCCCAACATTGCCAAAGAAAGGTTGCAAGTGCTTTTAAAAACCGCTCAAAAACAAGCCTTCAAACTACGTGAAAACCATGTTGGAAAAACACAAAAAGTACTGATGGAAAAAGACAATTTTGGGCATACTGAGAATTTTCTAGAAGTTTGGCTAAATAAAAGACATAAGCCAAACACAATCGTTGAGGTTACACTAGAAAAAAATACACCCGAGGGACTCTATGGCACAGTGGGTTAATCTCAAAAAAAAATACCGCCTGTTTTCTACACAAATTCCCTCGCAATTTGTCATTCCTACAACGCTGTCTATTGCCAAAATCTATCCCACACGTCTTGAGATCGATGGTAAAGCCTATCAATTGCCCTTTAAAGGTCCTTGCCGCAAATTCACAGTATTTCAAGACCTAGAAAAAAACCACCTCGAAGTACAAATGCACACCCAAAATGGTTATGTGCGCTACTTTCTTATTCCCAAAGACAACAAGCTTCACTTTGTCTACAAAAAGGGACCCAAAATTCCTCTGCCTTTCAAATCGATAAAAATGCCAACCCAAACTCCTTCAAAAGAAAAGCTCTTTTTGGGGTCACATAAAAAGCAGCAGATTGAAAAATTGCGCTCTTGTGAAGATCTTATTCCTATTTGGCACAAGATCGCTATAAATATGCCTAAAGTGACGCCTTTTGCTAAAAAACAGGGTCCATTTTCTCTTGAGATTCACAGTGCTCAAGCTATCTTAGATCTGTACCATATAGCTTTTGATGGTGGCTTTGTTCCTCAAATCGAAGACACTAAATACTTGGGCTATCAATTACCACCCATAAGTTCAAAACGAAAAGATCTACCTTTTGCCTTTTTTACACAATCGGCCAGCCAATTGCGTGCACTTTTTTTCAAAGAAGAAAAAAATGCCCTCTATTTTTTACCCCACCTTTTGCCAGAGTTTCACACAGGAAAATTTGTGTATATCGAGTCTCAATATGGTCATATTTCTTTTGAGTGGAGCAAAAAGTTTATCAGAAAAGTACTCTTTGTACCCTCTCAAGATGTGCAGCTCACCCTGCATTTTCAAAAAAAGCTCAAAAGCTGTCGTCAAAGACACAATAAGAACCAAAAGGGTGTGCAACTAAAATTACCGATCACTCAAAGCTTTGAG
Proteins encoded:
- the hflX gene encoding GTPase HflX, with product MVKQLDLTMQFIKDDALNTEIQRALLVGVYFNTQEKSTLTAYLDELEALLVNLDIQVVKKMSIPLKKIHRATLIGKGKVEEIANLVAEENIDMVVFDDEILPSQQRNLEKTLKKAIVDRTEVILEVFSRHAQTKEAKLQVELAQSQYQLPRLKRLWTHLSRQVSGGKYLKGTGEKQLEIDKRLIKKRISQLKQEIEKITNVRIIQRQKRQKSNIPTFAIVGYTNSGKSTLLNTLTQADVLAEDRLFATLDTTTRKYTLPNHQEVLLIDTVGFIRKIPTTLVASFKSTLEEAIKAHFLIHVIDVSDPMCLEHAAQTLEVLKELGAHNIPTIHVLNKLDLCKDHSILQQLRLKYPKTAQISALNNEGLDRLNELMEQELRSLRTELFLKIPQKEYGLVCEMIESGQVFSQEYEDHMISLHVEVPNYLAKRLEKYTFS
- the phnP gene encoding Phosphoribosyl 1,2-cyclic phosphodiesterase, which translates into the protein MKKGRFTFLGTGASTGVPVIGCSCKTCKSKNKKNQRTRPSALLTLDRKKILIDAGPDVRMQLLKQNVQHLDGLILTHSHYDHIAGLDELRAFFFKTQKALPCLLSKETYKEIKTRFNYLFLNKKNYSAHFKFQKITKKKERFLDEEILCLSYFQGKMEVTGFVLGDLAYLCDIRTYSKSIFQSLQHINTLVISALRKTLSNVHFSIDEAIEFSKKTSAKNTYFTHIAHEVEHTKINQKLPKGFELAYDGKTIGFNNAVY
- the birA gene encoding Bifunctional ligase/repressor BirA; the encoded protein is MLDPDIQIFESLDSTQLYAKAHLLEFDEDKLTVIWAHHQSQGMGRKERKWVSKKGNLFFTFCFFTDEDFTYQSCIFVLALSVVKVLKKHHIDTQLKWPNDLLVSRKKMGGILADFCVKQEKRAFLIGLGLNVNLKDVSLIDKEATSLFLQTHKTFNEEHLGLEIIAQFQKDLVDFFANGFDPFYEDLLVCMVHKPKDRLVIEVDHKKIEAHFHTITKKGYLEVKQNHQLLTFSDASIHEF
- the mtaB gene encoding Threonylcarbamoyladenosine tRNA methylthiotransferase MtaB, whose amino-acid sequence is MSKKTYKVKALGCRTNQYEAQGFVDQLTEQGYREAMPGEKVDVLIVNTCTVTKGADSDSRHQIRKLAKQHNSQVIVTGCSAQKEPKIYQEMPEVKAVVDNENKEKLLNHLYPEDKWPEFSIKHFKAHTRAFVKVQDGCNSFCTYCIIPYVRGRSKSRPVEKIVKEITTLVQNGYKEVVLTGINVGDFKDGKKTLADLVKACDQIDGLERIRISSIDPDDIDDNLLDTVINGKKTCPSMHIVLQSGSDTILKKMNRKYTKQLFFNTIQSLQKHNNFTFTTDVIVGFPGETAYDFDETLEVIKRVPFAKVHGFIYSKRERTRAATYPNQVAPNIAKERLQVLLKTAQKQAFKLRENHVGKTQKVLMEKDNFGHTENFLEVWLNKRHKPNTIVEVTLEKNTPEGLYGTVG